One Aegilops tauschii subsp. strangulata cultivar AL8/78 chromosome 2, Aet v6.0, whole genome shotgun sequence genomic window, tgttcatccagccctccaccacaccacggggtcctgttcatccagaggcaacgccaccgctcattgttcatccaaacccccccgcaacgctcactgttcatcccagaggcagcatcgatcggctttagttagcagcagtagcgaaggaatcgctcgatcgggttcagttaacagccatcgatcgatcgctcgggttcagtaacgcgtagcctgcagtgcaatcgctcgggttcagttagagcccaacgcctcgcacacacgcgcgtacgtgtatgagagaaacgcgcatcgctcggcccccgacctcccaccgtaaccgggaactccccaaaattttcctcgccctcgcttctaccacggttttttccatcatggacggcccaaagaatgtgatgcagctgcgtctccggcccacccaggacgaaaagcccattttctgtcatgattttttatcatagaagtaggagcccaccacatctatgatgataccgggttttgtcacaattatcgtcatagaagtgtcatatgtatgacagaattttttttcgttcggcccaaaatgtcacggatgtgtcttttttttgtagtgtccccttcttccctttgccctttttcttgaaaatagtagtcttgttaaccatcaacgcttgatgctccttcttgatttctacctccgcaacctttagcatcgcgaagagctcgggaattgtcttttccatcccttgcatattatagttcaccacgaagcctttatagcttggtggcagtgattgaagaactctgtcaatgacgctatcatcaggaagattaactcccagctgagtcaagtggttatggtacctagacattctgagtatgtgttcactgacaaaactattctcctccatcttgcagctatagaacttgttggagacttcatatctctcaacttgggcattttcttgaaatattaacttcaactcctggaacatctcatatgctccatgacgttcaaaacgtctttgaagtcccgattctaacccgtaaagcatggcacactgaactatcgagtagtcatcagctttgctctgccagacgttcataacgtccggagttgctcctgcaacgggtcttgcacctagcggtgcttccaggacgtaattcttctgagcagcaatgaggataatcctcaagttacggacctagtccgtgtaattgctaccatcatctttcaacttagctttctctaggaacgcattaaaattcaagggaacggtagcacgggccattgatctacaacaacatagatatgcagaaactatcaggtactaagttcatgataaattaaagttcaattaatcatattactaaagaactcccacttagatagacatccttctagtcatctaaatgatcacgtggtccatatcaactaaaccatgtccgatcatcacgtgagatggagtagttttcaatggtgaacatctctatgttgatcatatctactatatgattcacgttcgacctttcggtctcagtgttccgaggccatatctgcatatgctaggctcgtcaagtttaacccgagtattctgcgcatgcaaaaactggcttgcacccgttgtatgtgaacgtagagcttatcacacccgatcatcacgtggtgtctcggcacaaagaactatagcaacggtgcatactcagggacaacacttataccttgaaatttagtgagggatcatcttataatgctaccgccgtactaagcaaaataagatgcataaaggataaacatcacatgcaatcaaaatatgtgacaagatatggccatcatcatcttgtgcctttgatctccatctccaaagcaccgtcatgatctccatcgtcaccggcttgacaccttgatctccatagTAGCGTCCTtgccgtctcgccaactattgcttctacgactatcgctgccgcatagtgataaagtaaagcaattacatggcgattgcacttcatacaataaagcgacaaccataaggctcctgccagttgccgataactttttacaaaacatgatcatctcatacaacaatttatatctcatcacgtcttgaccatatcatgtcacaacatgccctgcaaaaacaagttagacgtcctctacttttttgttgcaagttttacgtggctgctacgggcttctagcaagaaccgttcttacctatacctacgcatcaaaaccacaacgtttttttcgtcaagtgtgctgttttaaccttcaacaaggaccgaccatagtcaaacttgattcaactaaagttggagaaatagacacccgccagccacctgtgtgtgaagcacgtcggtagaaccagtctcatgaacgcggtcatgtaatgtcggtccgggccgcttcatccaacaataccgccgaatcaaagtaagacgttggtggtaagcagtatgactattatcacccacaactctttatgttctactcatgcaaatcatctatgcatagacctggctctaatatcactgttggggaacgtagcatgcaatttcaaaaaaattgctacgatcacgcaagatctatctaggagatgcatagcaatgagagggagagagtgtgtccacgtaccctcgtagaccgaaagcggaagcgttatgttaacgcgattcatgtagtcgaacgtcttcacgatccaaccgatccaagtaccgaacgtacggcacctccgtgttcagcacacgttcagctcgatgacgtccctcaaactcttgatccagtagagggtcgagggagagttccgtcagcacgatggtgtggcgacggtgttggtgatgtgatctgcgcagggcttcgcctaagcatcgaGATATTTTGGTTTTCAAACCACATAGTTCTAGGTCAAACCCCCTTCAACTGAAGATGACACAACTGATTTGTTCAAATGTTATCATAGAAAGTAGTTTACTGATTGAGTGATTTCTAATTTAGTCAACGTTCTTTCACTATTTTACTCATGCCCCCAAGATGTTAAGAATAGTATGTGCTTGAGATTTAGTCATTTATATCTTCCCATTCTCAAATAGTCAACGCAGTGTGCTTTATATCTAATCCATACATACTTTATCATCGTATCGGTGCAATATGAGTGTTTCCGTACAAGCTAAATCCCTACAAACTAGACTACACTAGCAGACAACTAGCTAATTGATGCCTAAGGGAAAAAACCCAATACCTTGCAAGCAGTGTCAAATCCAAAGCTTGTTGGGACCTCCTTGCATTTCAGATCTCCATCAATAGTCTTTGGGCAACCAATAACGCGAGTCTTCAAGTTCCTTCCCCTGGGATGCAAAAAACATGACTCAGAATCATCTTTGCCCTTATTTATCACACAACTTCTCTCTCCTGCATTTATATGTACTACTCTCACAAACAAATACTTAATATGTTTCCAGTGTATTTAAGTATAATAGGTACCATTGTCATTTGCTCTTATATGTCTCTTGGTTTTATAAGCTTCTTAATCTTTGTGGCCACTCAGAATATGGCTTACAATTTACAAAAGGCAGGAGTAACTATCAATATGGCACAGAAAGGGTGAAATCTGGATTGATCATTTACTTGTGATAAAATAATTCCAAGACAGAATACATAAATAATCTTAATTAGAAGCTACACCATTGTAGAACGAAAATAAAAGGATTTAACAGTGTAAAGCTTCAGACATTAACAGCAACCAAAAAGTCCTTTAGGTGAGCAAAAGAGTGAGTTGTCGTTTTAGCAGCCAACCTAAAGTATTCACCGAGGAGGCATGCGTTAGTGTTTGAATCATCACCACCGATGACAACAAGTCCATCCAAATCAAGTCTGTTGACTGTGTCTTCAGCTTGCTGGAACTGCAAAAATATCAAACAGAGTTACAAATAAAGATAAAACTAGTGAAGTGCTGGTTAGTCAAAGCAGCATCAAATCCAGAAAGGGGATGGAAAGATCCAGCACGCATTTGGCACTCAAAACACACACCTGCTTTGGTGTTTCAATCTTGTCCCTTCCACTACAGATCATATCAAATCCGCCCTATTGAAAAGGTTATACATACTTAATTATAATGCATCATCAGAGTAACAAGCTTTAGAATTATTGGTACATGCCTTAATTAAGGAAATAGCCTAAAGCAAATTGTAAGG contains:
- the LOC109769515 gene encoding pyrophosphate--fructose 6-phosphate 1-phosphotransferase subunit beta 1-like, which produces MGPPSFSGFSSSNHFASMDIGGFDMICSGRDKIETPKQFQQAEDTVNRLDLDGLVVIGGDDSNTNACLLGEYFRGRNLKTRVIGCPKTIDGDLKCKEVPTSFGFDTACKAKPCADHITNTVATPSC